From Spartinivicinus ruber, the proteins below share one genomic window:
- the mazG gene encoding nucleoside triphosphate pyrophosphohydrolase encodes MKYTTEDLLYLMERLRDPDIGCPWDIKQSYRTIVPHTIEEAYEVADAIAKQDFPHLEEELGDLLFQVIFYAQLAKEESRFDFADIVNQLVEKLIRRHPHVFPEGTLASKRQPEDEISEKQIAANWEKIKTLEKQKQGKLVKNNPVQHFISEVPAGLPALTKALKLQKQAAKVGFDWSNIKLVVAKLKEELTELETELEVDNQQNIEAELGDLLFCCVNLARHLKVNPEQALEQTNQKFIERFNWIEKQLIEQNKTLMEATLSEMDWLWNQAKQNNQS; translated from the coding sequence ATGAAGTATACAACTGAAGATTTATTATATTTGATGGAACGGTTGCGTGATCCGGACATTGGCTGTCCTTGGGATATTAAACAAAGCTATCGGACAATTGTTCCTCATACCATTGAAGAAGCTTATGAAGTTGCAGATGCGATTGCTAAGCAGGATTTTCCGCATTTAGAAGAAGAGCTAGGTGACTTGCTTTTTCAAGTCATTTTTTATGCTCAGCTTGCGAAAGAAGAAAGTCGTTTTGATTTTGCTGACATCGTTAATCAGTTAGTAGAAAAATTAATTCGACGGCATCCACATGTTTTCCCTGAGGGAACATTAGCATCTAAACGTCAGCCTGAAGATGAAATCAGTGAAAAACAAATAGCAGCAAATTGGGAAAAAATTAAAACGTTAGAAAAACAAAAGCAAGGAAAGTTAGTAAAAAATAACCCAGTGCAGCATTTTATCAGTGAAGTACCAGCGGGATTGCCTGCCTTAACTAAGGCGCTTAAATTGCAAAAACAAGCAGCAAAAGTTGGCTTTGATTGGAGCAACATTAAATTAGTGGTTGCCAAATTGAAGGAAGAGTTAACTGAGTTGGAAACCGAACTGGAAGTAGATAATCAGCAAAATATCGAAGCAGAATTAGGTGACTTACTTTTTTGTTGTGTAAACTTAGCTCGACATCTTAAAGTTAACCCAGAACAAGCATTAGAGCAAACCAATCAAAAGTTTATTGAACGGTTTAATTGGATAGAGAAACAATTAATCGAACAAAATAAAACACTAATGGAAGCAACACTAAGTGAAATGGATTGGCTGTGGAATCAAGCAAAACAAAATAATCAAAGCTAA
- the ppc gene encoding phosphoenolpyruvate carboxylase gives MNDSQAALWSDVHLLGEFLGQTIKDDLGEEFLGKVEWIRRLSKSERAGGTPDHLALVEALQQLSDDELLPLARAFSQFLNLANIAEQYHTISPFYRDDNIQANPINALLQKLKSQPLNKLVITEAIEQMAIELVLTAHPTEVTRRTLIKKHEAIADCLAEKDQGGDTVKQEKIHNRLAQLISQAWHTNEIRQHRPTPVDEAKWGFATIENSLWSAVPAFCRVLTTELEKVLGINLSKQVIPIRVASWMGGDRDGNPNVTAKVTAEVLLLSRWMAADLYLRDIQILIDELSMAICSEPLRAKVDAVNEPYRALLKQLKQRLKATLLWAEQSLSEPVTPSNNVLLDDQALIEPLALCYQSLVDCGMETIANGPILDTLYRAHCFGLHLVKLDIRQEAGRHTAAIAEIVNYLELGNYAEWNEQQKQRFLLQELASKRPLIPSKWRPSAETQELLDTCRVIARQPATAMGSYVISMASQPSDVLAVLLLLKATDVEYKIPVVPLFETLADLDQAAEIIDRLLSVEWYQQYINGYQQVMIGYSDSAKDAGFLAAAWAQYQAQEKLVQVANKHNVQLVLFHGRGGSIGRGGGPAHAAILSQPPGSLDHGMRVTEQGEMIRFKFGLPDVAVRSMVLYWCAAIEAKLLPPPVPTNNWRGTMAKIANQSLTVYRQTVKETPDFVHYFRAATPEQELGKLPLGSRPAKRRQEGGIESLRAIPWIFAWTQNRLMLPSWLGAGEALESILTESGSNSLTEMMSQWPFFRAKINMLEMVLAKADLTLAAHYDERLVPASLKPLGFQLQQQLAHTVSMVKQLTGSETLLADEPWVQQSIALRNPYTDPLNVLQVELLYRARNNPELVTDLIEQALMVTITGIAAGMRNTG, from the coding sequence ATGAATGATTCACAGGCTGCACTGTGGAGTGATGTTCATTTACTGGGTGAATTTCTTGGTCAAACGATAAAAGACGACTTAGGTGAAGAATTTCTAGGCAAAGTTGAGTGGATTAGACGGCTTTCAAAATCAGAGCGGGCAGGAGGAACGCCTGACCACCTAGCGTTAGTTGAAGCTCTACAGCAGTTAAGTGATGATGAGTTGCTACCACTGGCTCGTGCATTTAGTCAGTTTCTTAATTTAGCTAATATTGCAGAGCAATACCATACTATCTCACCTTTTTATCGAGACGATAACATTCAAGCTAACCCCATTAACGCATTATTACAAAAACTAAAATCTCAGCCGCTAAATAAATTGGTTATTACTGAGGCCATTGAGCAAATGGCGATTGAGCTGGTGTTAACTGCTCACCCCACAGAAGTCACCCGTCGTACATTAATCAAAAAGCATGAAGCGATTGCGGATTGTTTGGCTGAAAAAGATCAGGGAGGGGATACGGTTAAACAGGAGAAAATCCACAACCGACTAGCCCAGTTGATTAGCCAAGCTTGGCACACTAATGAAATTCGTCAACACCGTCCAACCCCGGTGGATGAGGCAAAATGGGGCTTTGCTACCATTGAGAACTCCTTGTGGTCAGCTGTGCCAGCTTTTTGTAGGGTACTAACGACAGAGTTGGAAAAGGTTCTGGGTATCAATCTATCGAAGCAGGTAATACCCATTCGGGTTGCATCTTGGATGGGAGGAGATAGAGATGGCAACCCTAATGTCACAGCCAAAGTGACAGCTGAGGTATTACTGTTATCTCGCTGGATGGCTGCCGATTTGTATTTAAGAGATATCCAGATATTAATTGATGAGCTATCAATGGCCATTTGTAGTGAGCCATTACGTGCTAAAGTAGATGCAGTTAATGAGCCTTATCGAGCTTTATTAAAACAACTAAAGCAGCGGTTAAAAGCCACTTTGTTGTGGGCTGAACAGTCATTATCTGAGCCAGTTACACCTAGTAATAATGTTTTGCTTGATGATCAGGCATTAATTGAGCCACTAGCACTTTGTTATCAATCATTAGTTGATTGTGGCATGGAAACAATCGCTAATGGTCCAATATTAGATACCTTGTATCGAGCCCACTGCTTTGGTTTGCATTTAGTTAAATTAGATATTCGCCAGGAAGCCGGTCGGCATACTGCGGCAATTGCTGAGATTGTTAATTATTTGGAGCTGGGGAATTATGCTGAATGGAATGAACAACAAAAGCAACGGTTTTTGCTTCAAGAATTAGCCAGCAAAAGGCCGTTAATTCCATCAAAATGGCGGCCCTCTGCTGAAACTCAGGAGTTACTCGATACCTGTCGAGTAATTGCCCGACAGCCTGCAACGGCAATGGGTAGCTATGTTATTTCGATGGCTAGTCAACCTTCTGATGTACTTGCTGTATTGCTCTTGCTGAAAGCAACGGATGTTGAATATAAAATTCCTGTAGTGCCCTTGTTTGAAACCCTTGCTGATCTGGATCAGGCGGCTGAAATTATTGACCGGTTGTTAAGTGTTGAGTGGTATCAGCAATATATCAATGGTTATCAGCAGGTGATGATTGGTTATTCTGATTCTGCAAAAGATGCTGGTTTTTTAGCTGCTGCCTGGGCTCAATACCAAGCACAGGAAAAATTAGTGCAAGTGGCCAATAAACATAATGTTCAATTGGTACTTTTTCATGGTAGGGGCGGTTCAATTGGACGCGGTGGTGGTCCAGCCCATGCGGCGATATTATCTCAACCCCCGGGCTCACTTGATCATGGGATGCGGGTAACTGAACAAGGAGAGATGATTCGTTTTAAGTTTGGTTTACCAGATGTCGCCGTAAGAAGTATGGTGCTTTATTGGTGTGCAGCAATTGAAGCGAAACTGCTACCACCACCAGTGCCCACTAATAACTGGCGAGGCACCATGGCGAAAATTGCTAATCAGTCATTAACAGTTTATCGGCAAACCGTGAAAGAAACACCAGACTTCGTCCATTATTTTCGTGCTGCTACTCCAGAGCAAGAGCTGGGCAAATTACCCTTGGGTAGCCGTCCTGCAAAAAGAAGACAAGAAGGGGGGATTGAAAGTTTGCGTGCTATTCCCTGGATTTTTGCTTGGACCCAAAACCGCTTAATGCTACCTTCCTGGCTTGGAGCAGGTGAAGCACTGGAATCTATATTAACTGAGTCTGGTAGTAACTCTCTAACAGAAATGATGTCACAATGGCCCTTTTTTCGAGCCAAGATCAATATGCTGGAAATGGTTTTGGCAAAGGCTGATTTAACTTTGGCTGCACACTATGATGAACGACTAGTACCTGCTTCTTTGAAACCATTGGGTTTTCAGTTGCAACAGCAGTTGGCGCATACAGTCTCGATGGTTAAACAACTTACTGGGTCAGAGACTTTGTTGGCGGATGAGCCTTGGGTGCAGCAGTCAATCGCACTAAGAAATCCTTATACGGATCCTCTAAATGTACTACAGGTTGAGTTACTCTATCGAGCGAGAAATAATCCTGAGTTGGTTACTGACCTGATTGAGCAGGCATTAATGGTAACTATTACTGGAATAGCTGCGGGAATGAGAAATACGGGTTGA
- a CDS encoding HDOD domain-containing protein, which produces MHIATRVKRYLAAKGVCFQALQIRRDLPFLDAIKQVGIQPKQLALPAIYRTNQQLLMVVTGLNQVVTTSQLGKLLGCPVKPLAMPEINKIFADCEPGAAPALSEPYHLRCVIDNQLLCTDKVYFIAGCANFLIGVAADEFKFLNPHALFASFPDVDLDEADQRQLDVTKKQLITDTCYYTETSKNNEFNCLIDWPQQNELVEQLLMEKNDDIELVTELLKKAPGVKQHLVQYAGILASDDANPIATDDSKALESVIKSLTPRVAANLAIGILILRQFRTPVRGVVGKAAWWRVALYSAHLAQKIAAECTQLQDKQHTAHLLGLIHQLGIVAIGHFYPPEFVLLNKMANANPHQSIRKLASKLVRLGQANSVLRMGYPALGACLLLKWGWPSHLCESVGAHLQPVEVIKNDDMALLLKLVNCLLSEYQVGYRTTSASSDSCCKALAVPKQLVQQLASETLCEYQCLSRINHSLVA; this is translated from the coding sequence ATGCATATTGCAACTCGAGTAAAACGTTACCTTGCTGCCAAGGGGGTCTGCTTTCAAGCCTTACAAATTAGGCGTGACTTGCCGTTCTTGGATGCGATTAAACAGGTAGGTATTCAACCTAAACAGTTGGCTTTACCTGCTATTTATCGAACAAATCAGCAGTTGCTGATGGTGGTTACTGGTTTAAATCAGGTGGTCACTACCTCTCAATTAGGTAAACTGCTGGGATGTCCGGTCAAACCATTAGCTATGCCGGAAATCAATAAGATTTTTGCTGATTGTGAGCCGGGAGCTGCTCCAGCTTTAAGTGAGCCTTACCACTTGCGCTGCGTGATTGATAATCAGCTATTGTGTACTGATAAAGTCTACTTTATTGCTGGCTGTGCTAACTTCTTGATAGGTGTTGCAGCAGATGAATTCAAGTTTTTAAATCCCCACGCACTCTTTGCCTCTTTTCCTGATGTTGATCTTGATGAGGCTGATCAACGTCAGCTTGACGTTACCAAGAAACAGTTAATAACCGATACCTGTTATTACACAGAGACTTCAAAAAATAATGAGTTTAACTGCTTGATTGATTGGCCTCAGCAAAATGAATTGGTTGAGCAGTTATTGATGGAAAAAAATGACGATATTGAGCTTGTAACTGAGTTACTAAAAAAGGCGCCAGGAGTTAAGCAGCACTTAGTTCAATATGCAGGTATTTTAGCTAGTGATGATGCAAACCCCATAGCAACTGATGATTCAAAAGCGCTTGAGTCAGTAATAAAGTCTTTAACACCAAGGGTTGCAGCTAATTTAGCGATAGGCATATTAATCTTACGGCAATTCAGAACACCAGTAAGAGGAGTGGTGGGAAAAGCGGCCTGGTGGCGAGTGGCTTTATATAGTGCTCACCTTGCTCAGAAAATTGCAGCCGAATGTACTCAGTTGCAAGATAAGCAACATACAGCCCACTTATTAGGTTTAATCCACCAATTGGGCATCGTTGCTATAGGTCATTTTTATCCACCTGAGTTTGTTTTGTTAAATAAAATGGCCAATGCAAATCCTCATCAATCAATACGAAAGTTGGCCAGCAAACTGGTTAGGTTAGGTCAAGCAAATAGTGTGTTGAGAATGGGTTATCCGGCATTAGGTGCTTGTTTATTGTTAAAGTGGGGGTGGCCATCCCATTTATGTGAAAGTGTTGGTGCTCACCTCCAACCAGTGGAGGTCATTAAAAATGATGATATGGCGCTGTTACTAAAGTTGGTGAACTGTTTACTAAGTGAATATCAGGTCGGGTACCGAACTACCAGTGCATCAAGTGACAGTTGCTGTAAAGCACTAGCAGTACCCAAACAGCTAGTTCAACAGCTAGCGAGTGAAACGCTTTGTGAATACCAATGCTTAAGCCGGATTAACCATAGTTTGGTGGCATAA